One Chitinophagales bacterium DNA window includes the following coding sequences:
- a CDS encoding outer membrane lipoprotein carrier protein LolA, whose amino-acid sequence MIKYIFIFLISLLCFEMLYAQTDFTRVKDQKQIQAEIEKSSKSIKSIKSLFTQYKYLDVLEDEIESKGKFLFKAPDYLKWEYQTPYEYIILRKGDKMLINDEGQLKEYDISSNQAFSAINNMMINLVTGNFFESGDYKATFFENGEMYKVVLVPVESQMADFLENIELFFDRQELQLQHIQMNEMSGDYTKIVFSEKTLNATIPDAAFSAD is encoded by the coding sequence ATGATTAAATATATTTTCATTTTCCTGATCTCTCTTCTCTGCTTTGAAATGCTTTATGCCCAAACTGATTTTACACGTGTGAAAGATCAAAAACAAATACAGGCAGAAATTGAAAAGAGCAGCAAAAGCATCAAGAGTATCAAAAGCCTTTTTACCCAGTACAAATACCTCGATGTATTGGAAGATGAAATAGAAAGCAAGGGCAAATTTTTGTTTAAAGCACCTGATTATCTCAAGTGGGAATATCAAACTCCTTATGAATACATCATCTTAAGAAAAGGGGATAAAATGCTGATCAATGATGAAGGGCAATTGAAAGAATACGATATCAGCAGCAACCAGGCATTTTCTGCCATCAACAATATGATGATCAACCTGGTGACGGGTAATTTCTTTGAGAGTGGTGATTACAAAGCCACTTTTTTTGAAAATGGGGAAATGTATAAAGTTGTTTTAGTTCCGGTAGAAAGTCAAATGGCAGATTTTCTTGAAAATATTGAATTGTTTTTCGATCGCCAGGAATTGCAATTACAGCATATTCAAATGAATGAAATGAGCGGAGACTATACAAAAATCGTATTTTCGGAAAAAACTCTGAATGCCACGATTCCCGATGCTGCCTTTTCTGCTGATTAG
- a CDS encoding RNA-binding domain-containing protein, with protein sequence MHTQELISLVDKLIKLPKENEWVEFKSGKATSNERLGKYIFAISNAACIENQDYGYIVFGIQDETHQVIGTPYRFKHLKEGNEELELWIRRLLTPSVRFQHFECNYQNKHIEVFKIPAAKGEPTNFKTQAYIRFNSSLTELKKYPDFNRAIYNSEIDWSANIIEKATVNDLDEKAIQLAKEKFKEKKAGSSLYKEIDTWNALTFLDKAKITIGGKITNTALILLGKPESAYLISPAVSQITWKLDTVEEQAYDHFEMPLFLSINKVLKQIRNVKYKFFPNNSLLSTEVIKYNTKVILEALNNCIAHQDYSKNSRIILTEKANKLIFTNAGRFFEGSAEDYSSGEKTPEKYRNKCLVNAMVNLNMIDTMGYGIHRMYIEQRNRFFPLPDYTKSTNDKVVLEIYGQAIDENYSKLLIEKKDELSLTEVVLLDKVQKNLPLTNDAIKLLRRKKLIEGRKPNFHISSSIAEITGQKADYVKNRGFKDQHYKDMIISYLGEYGSASKKDIDNLILDILPNVLDKHQKENKVRNLLYTMHKRGKTIVNKGTTRKPIWQKNI encoded by the coding sequence ATGCATACACAAGAGCTAATCTCATTAGTCGATAAATTAATTAAACTACCTAAGGAAAATGAATGGGTAGAGTTTAAATCAGGTAAAGCAACCTCGAATGAACGCTTAGGTAAATACATCTTTGCCATTTCAAATGCTGCTTGTATTGAAAATCAGGATTATGGCTATATAGTTTTTGGAATACAAGACGAAACCCATCAAGTAATTGGAACACCTTATAGATTTAAACACCTAAAAGAGGGTAACGAGGAACTTGAATTATGGATAAGAAGGCTTTTAACTCCATCGGTCAGGTTTCAACATTTTGAATGTAATTACCAAAATAAACATATAGAGGTTTTTAAAATCCCCGCTGCTAAAGGTGAACCAACAAATTTTAAAACCCAGGCTTATATTAGATTTAACAGTAGTCTTACAGAACTAAAAAAATATCCTGATTTCAACAGAGCAATTTATAATTCTGAGATTGACTGGTCAGCCAACATTATCGAAAAAGCAACAGTTAATGATTTAGACGAAAAAGCAATTCAACTTGCTAAAGAAAAATTCAAAGAAAAGAAAGCAGGTTCTTCACTTTATAAAGAAATTGATACTTGGAATGCGCTTACCTTTTTAGATAAAGCAAAAATCACTATAGGCGGAAAAATCACCAATACCGCACTCATTCTCTTAGGAAAGCCTGAATCGGCCTATTTAATCTCCCCGGCTGTCTCACAGATCACATGGAAATTAGATACTGTAGAGGAACAGGCATATGATCATTTTGAAATGCCCTTGTTTCTATCAATCAATAAGGTTTTAAAGCAGATCAGAAATGTCAAATACAAATTTTTCCCAAACAACTCGCTATTATCAACTGAAGTTATAAAATATAATACTAAAGTAATTTTAGAAGCACTCAACAACTGTATAGCTCATCAGGATTATAGTAAAAATTCAAGAATAATTTTAACCGAAAAAGCTAATAAATTGATATTTACAAATGCAGGTAGATTTTTTGAAGGTAGTGCTGAAGATTATTCTTCAGGGGAAAAAACCCCGGAAAAATACAGAAACAAATGCTTAGTAAATGCTATGGTCAATCTAAATATGATCGACACTATGGGTTATGGTATTCACAGGATGTATATAGAACAAAGAAATCGCTTTTTTCCTCTTCCTGATTATACCAAGTCCACTAATGATAAAGTCGTTCTTGAAATTTATGGTCAAGCCATTGATGAAAATTATTCAAAACTTTTGATCGAAAAGAAAGATGAGTTGAGCTTAACAGAAGTTGTTCTTTTAGACAAAGTACAAAAGAACCTACCACTTACAAATGATGCAATAAAACTGTTAAGAAGAAAGAAATTAATTGAGGGAAGAAAACCTAATTTTCATATTTCTTCAAGTATTGCTGAAATAACCGGCCAGAAAGCTGATTATGTCAAGAACCGTGGTTTTAAAGATCAACATTATAAAGACATGATAATATCATACTTAGGGGAATATGGCTCTGCTTCAAAAAAAGATATAGACAATCTTATTTTAGATATACTTCCAAATGTTTTAGATAAACATCAGAAAGAAAACAAGGTGAGAAATTTACTTTATACCATGCATAAAAGGGGTAAAACCATTGTAAACAAAGGAACTACAAGAAAACCAATATGGCAAAAAAACATCTAA